One Pectinophora gossypiella chromosome 9, ilPecGoss1.1, whole genome shotgun sequence genomic region harbors:
- the LOC126369735 gene encoding uncharacterized protein LOC126369735, protein MECAKGTRVTVGREPGLRASSEGITYLVRCDAHMNELPIPCGPWDIYYKDQQAWYNKCLAVGAIWWLFSLFMMIWSGSFYLNWGPPAQPGPPSDMVEECEDE, encoded by the exons ATGGAGTGCGCTAAGGGCACCCGGGttacagttgggcgcgaacccgggctcagggcgtcgtctgaaggGATCacctacctag TTCGCTGCGACGCACATATGAACGAACTGCCCATCCCCTGTGGACCCTGGGACATATACTATAAAGATCAACAGGCCTGGTACAATAAGTGCTTAGCAGTGGGAGCCATATG GTGGCTGTTTTCCCTGTTCATGATGATATGGTCCGGCAGTTTTTACCTGAACTGGGGTCCGCCGGCGCAGCCCGGCCCGCCTAGTGACATGGTTGAAGAGTGTGAAGACGAATAA
- the LOC126369709 gene encoding dnaJ homolog subfamily C member 8 encodes MSSGTSTAAETSFDEFYTEVKEIEKRDSVLTPKQQIDRLLRPGSTYFNLNPFEVLQLEPEVSIDEIKKKYRRLSILVHPDKNMDDSERAQQAFEIVNRAWKTLENDETRKKCLDIYQEAKERTDHMIEQKRKKMKKDGRLAEGIPEDDPAKFKHAVYVMTMKLFADMERKRQHLETRDMEERKRKREQEIEQEEQMSLEKEWAKNFEESRQNRVDSWKTFQSGGGKEKKKKKIMGFKPPKPKPESR; translated from the exons ATGTCGTCTGGGACTTCGACTGCTGCTGAGACATCGTTTGACGAATTTTATACCGAG GTCAAGGAAATTGAGAAACGGGACTCGGTGTTGACACCGAAACAACAAATAGACAGGCTCCTTCGCCCTGGCTCTACCTATTTTAACCTCAACCCCTTCGAAGTGTTGCAACTAGAACCAGAAGTTTCCATCGATGAAATCAAGAAGAAATATAGAAGATTGTCCATTCTTGTCCATCCAGACAAAAATATG GATGATTCTGAACGCGCTCAACAAGCTTTTGAGATTGTCAACAGGGCATGGAAAACTCTGGAAAATGATGAGACCAGGAAGAAGTGCTTGGACATTTACCAAGAGGCCAAGGAAAGGACTGATCACATG ATAGAACAGAAGCGAAAGAAAATGAAGAAAGATGGCCGCCTAGCTGAAGGTATTCCTGAGGATGATCCGGCGAAATTTAAACATGCTGTTTATGTCATGACCATGAAG TTATTCGCCGATATGGAACGTAAGCGGCAACATTTAGAAACTCGCGACATGGAGGAGAGGAAACGAAAACGAGAACAAGAAATTGAGCAAGAAGAGCAAATGTCTCTTGAGAAGGAATGGGCCAAGAATTTTGAG GAATCTCGACAAAACCGCGTGGACAGCTGGAAGACCTTCCAATCCGGCGGCGGGaaggaaaagaagaaaaagaaaatcatgGGGTTCAAACCACCAAAACCTAAGCCAGAGAGCAGATAA
- the LOC126369705 gene encoding 3-oxoacyl-[acyl-carrier-protein] reductase FabG-like, translating to MTFTDKVVLITGASSGIGAETAVEFAKLGAHVVITGRNKKNLDSVAEKCVEVSPRKLKPHIIIADMNVEQDVEIIMKAVIDEFQKLNVLVNNAGILESGSIENTSLEQYDRVMNTNVRGPYHLTMLATPHLIETKGSIVNVSSVTGLRSFPNVLAYCMSKSALDQFTRCVALELAPKGVRVNAVNPGVITTGIHMKSSMNEQEYEVFLKKCADTHALGRPGDAKEVASVITFLASDAASNITGATLPVDGGRHAMCPR from the coding sequence ATGACGTTCACCGACAAAGTTGTTCTAATCACGGGAGCCAGTTCTGGTATCGGCGCTGAAACAGCCGTAGAATTCGCTAAACTAGGAGCTCATGTAGTCATCACAGGACGGAATAAGAAAAACCTAGATAGCGTCGCCGAAAAATGTGTAGAAGTCTCACCAAGAAAACTCAAACCGCACATCATCATTGCCGACATGAACGTCGAACAAGATGTCGAAATTATCATGAAAGCAGTAATCGACGAGTTCCAGAAACTGAATGTTCTCGTCAACAACGCTGGGATACTTGAATCTGGTAGTATTGAGAATACCTCACTAGAGCAGTACGATAGAGTAATGAACACAAACGTTCGTGGACCATATCACCTGACTATGCTAGCGACGCCGCATCTTATCGAAACTAAAGGAAGTATCGTTAACGTTTCCAGTGTGACTGGTTTGAGATCTTTTCCAAACGTTCTCGCTTATTGCATGTCGAAATCTGCTTTAGACCAGTTTACTCGGTGTGTCGCATTAGAACTTGCCCCGAAAGGCGTGAGAGTAAATGCTGTCAACCCAGGCGTTATTACTACTGGAATACATATGAAATCATCAATGAACGAACAAGAATATGAAGTGTTTTTAAAGAAGTGTGCGGATACTCATGCCTTAGGAAGACCAGGTGATGCGAAAGAGGTGGCTTCGGTTATTACATTTCTGGCTAGTGACGCTGCGAGTAATATAACAGGAGCGACGTTACCTGTCGACGGAGGCCGTCACGCTATGTGTCCTCGTTAA